The Lolium rigidum isolate FL_2022 chromosome 2, APGP_CSIRO_Lrig_0.1, whole genome shotgun sequence genomic interval TATGAACTCATACATAAAATCTTACTTTTTTGCAGCATTGGAACTAATGGAGAAAAACGTGGTTGCTGTCATTGGCCCACAATCATCTGGAATAGGCCATGTCATCTCACATGTTGTTAATGAGCTCCATGTTCCACTTCTATCATTTGCAGCAACAGATCCAACCCTATCTGCATCGGAGTATCCTTACTTTCTAAGGAGTACCATTAATGACTACTTCCAGATGCACGCTGTTGCTAGCATTGTTGATTACTTCCAATGGAAAGAGGTGACTGCTAtatttgttgatgatgattatgggCGAGGTGGGGTCTCGGTACTCGGAGATGCACTTGCAGCAAAGCGGGCAAGAATTTCGTATAAAGCAGCCATTCCTCCAAACTCAGACACAGATGTGGTCAGTGATGTACTCTTTAGAGCAAACATGATGGAATCAAGGGTGTTTGTTGTGCATGTTAATCCTGATACAGGGATGAAGTTATTTTCTACAGCTAACAAGCTTCGGATGATGGCCAGTGGCTATGTCTGGATAGTAACCGATTGGCTAGCTGCTGTCCTGGACTCATCAAAATCTAGCGACCGTAATGACATGAATTATATACAAGGGATAATTGTTCTTCGTCAGCATACTCCTGATTCTGTTGCCAAGTCGAAGTTCATATCTAAATGGAATAATATGGCTCGTAATAGGAGCATTGATTCGGCCTTGAATTCATATGGCTTTTATGCATATGACTCAGTTTGGACTGTTGCCCATGCTATCGATCGATTTCTCGATAGCGGCCAGCAGATTAATTTCTCTGTAGATCCAAGGTTGCACGACTCAAATGGAAGCACTTTGCGTCTATCAACTCTTAAGATATTTGATGGTGGTGAGCAGTTGCTACAGCAACTTCTACTCACAAACATTACAGGCCTAACAGGTCAGGTTCGGTTTGACTCAGACCGTAATTTGGTACAGCCAGCTTATGATATCCTTAACGTTGGTGGTTCTGGTTCCCGTTTGATTGGATATTGGAGCAATTACTCTGGCCTTTCTGTTGCTTCTCCTGAAATTTTGTATCAGAAGCCACCAAATAGGTCAACAAGTGCCCAGCGGTTGTACAGTGTGGTTTGGCCTGGCGACATTACCACTAAGCCTAGGGGGTGGGTTTTCCCAAACAATGGCAAGCCTCTCAGagttggtgttccaaataaaccaagTTTTAAGGAGTTGGTGTCAGGTGGCAAAGGCCCTGATAATGCGAGCGGGTACAGCATTGATATATTCAACGCAGCAATTAAACTGCTTCCTTACCCAGTTCCTTGCCAATTCATAGCAATTGGGGATGGTATAAATAATCCTAACTATGACGACATTATTAACAGGATTTCCACCAATGTATGTTCTCATTCTTTGCTCTGCTTGTTTTGTTCATTTTGCTTTCAGTTATCTGAATCTTTCGTTTTCTTCAGTCCCTTGATGCAGCTGTAGGCGACTTTGCCATTGTGAGAAATAGAACGAAGATTGCAGAGTTCACACAGCCTTATATCGAGGCGGGACTCGTGATAGTAGCACCAGCAAGACGAGCAAATTCAAGTGCCTGGGCTTTCCTTAAACCTTTCACAGTAGAGATGTGGTGTGTAACAGGTGCTCTTTTTCTTTTTGTGGGAGTAGTTGTTTGGATTCTTGAACATCGAACTAATGAGGAGTTTCGAGGCTCTCCACGACAACAAGTCCTGACAATATTTTGGTAAATTTCTTTTTCTCCAAGGATGTGTTTGATTTAGATTACCAGACCTGCTTGAACTAAGATTCAGACTGGAAATAAAGTGGTTATTGTGATTTTCCTAAATGTTATAGGTTCAGTTTCTAACTGATTCTTCATGCTTGTCTTTCAGGTTCAGTTTCTCGACAATGTTCTTTGCTCACCGTAAGTCCACTAGATGCATCACATTATATTATGTTTAATTTTTCCAGTCCATATTATCTTCCCATCTGAATGAAAATATCTTACTGAAAAAATTCACCTCAGGACAGAACACCGTAAGTGCTCTTGGGCGTTTTGTACTGATCATATGGTTGTTCGTCGTGCTGATCATCAATTCAAGCTACACCGCTAGCCTGACGTCAATCCTCACAGTCCAGCAACTTGCAACCGGAATAACTGGGCTTGACAATTTGGTTGCAAGCGCTTTACCTATCGGATACCAGGCTGGAAAGTTTGTCAGAAATTACCTGATTGATGAGCTGAATATTCCTGAATCCCGGTTAGTACCATTGAGCACGATTCAGGAGTATGCTGATGCCCTTAACCGTGGGCCCAAAAACGGCGGCGTTGCTGCAATTGTTGATGAGATGCCATGTGTTGAGATCTTTCTGTCATCTCACTGCAAGTTCAGAATAGTCGGCCAGGAGTTCACGAAGGAGGGATGGGGATTTGTATGTTTATTATCCATTAActcatcatatatatatgtagatATTCCCTTTTGTGCGCCCCTTATAAAAGGAGAGATCTAAGCATGCTCATTTTATCTTCTTGTTCATTACAGGCATTTCAGAGAGATTCTCCCCTTGCTGCGGACTTATCGACCGCTATCCTCCAACTCTCAGAGAGCGGCCAGCTCCAGAGAATTCACGACGAGTGGTTCACAGATCCAAGCTGCGGCTCTGAGGACAGCGGGCTGGGAGCAGTCCAGCttagcctcggaagcttctgggGCCTTTTCCTAGTGTGTGCTCTGATATGCACCTTAGCTCTCATGGTTTTTTTCGGGCGAGTCTGCTGGCAGTACAGCAGGTACTCCAACTCTAAAGCTGATGGTGAGCCAGGTGCCGCTGCCGCTGTCACCACCGCTATTGTCTCTGAAATGCAGCCGTCGAAGCCAAGGCCGACGCGCCTCGGCAGCTTCAAGGAACTGATGCAGTTTGTCGACACGAAGGAGGAGGAGATCAAGAAGGTGATGAAACGGAGAACAGGCGAGAAAGATAACGGAGCCGGCGGATCCTCACACGGCCGCTCTATCTCTTCAGCATAGAAGGTTCTCGTGGATTTCGGTCTCTTCAGGCAGCATAGAAGGTTCTTGCAGATTTTCGGTTTTTCAGATGACAAAAGCCACATATTCTCCTTACACAGCCAAGACACGGCATATACCGAAGTAGATAACAGCTGTATACCTGTAACAGGATTCGGAAATCCATTTTGTTTGTAAGGGTCATTGGAATTCTGTCTCCGATAACATTTTTTTAATTATTAATATTTCTGATAGTCGCCcttgtaatttttttttccaGAGTGAGTACACAGATGGCTTCCTTTTCCAGAGTGAGTTGTACTGTGCCACTCTGGTTTGTGCCATACATAGATAGGCTCATAGGCACAAAAATTCACTGAACTAATTATAGTCCGTATACTTGACATTTCATAATCACAAATTttgttttagttcttttttttttctgaatcttAACAGACAAACGTAAATGTGGTGCGGGCAGGATCATTCTGAAATCCGAACTGGCTAATTGTTGTTCTGCTTATCCGGATCTGGACAGTCTTCGTGGGCACTACAGCCATAATGATAGGGTTCTCACTCACCTTTCTGCTCCTGTACAAATCAGATCGCTAAGACCGACCATCTCCCCTACTCCCAAATTAACAGATCGCTATTGGTACAGAAGTGCTTCCTGGGATCACTGCTAAAGAGGAAACATCTAATGCCTATTCTTTTTTGTGATTACAAGGATAGACCACCAAATCATTGTTAAAAAGCAGCTTGAAGATGACAAGAAAAACCTCGCTCACCTGAGGTGTAGCCTCTGATCACACGCTACAACTGACGACGGGTCTGGGGATAAATTCGTGAATTATACGTAGTTTCTGCTGAAGCGCACCTTCTaaacaactactccctccgtttctgtAAGGATGTATAAATTTTTGTCAAACTCAAACGAtttaagattgatgaagtttcatagaaaaaaatattaacatctacTATGTCAGATCATTATCATTAAATACATAATGAAatgtattttcatattatatccaCATAGTATTATGTTCGTCAATAGTTTTTTTCTACAGTACAAGTTTGGTAGTATGTTTTCTACATAAAGAAATGACGGAGGAAGTATGTTCCTATGTGAAAACTCGCTGGCAAAAACATATACCAACAAAATTTTGATGAAAAACTACAAGTTAACAAGTAGAATACATTGCATTTATTGGTGGTCTTTTttccttattttgctttttttttacgAATTCACTGTTCATCCAGGGAGCACATTTCTGCCCTGAGCTGTTTCGCCTCTCGTGCTCATGCCGACATTAGGAACTAGGGACAGTGATGGTAGTTCTTTGGGTTTGTATTTTAAAAATACTTGTTTGAAATTGTGATTttgtgtgacaaaaataacatatTAACAGAGTCATTGCTAATTAACGTCTACCCTTGACCAATCAAGATAAGCTTAAAGGAGAAACATATGGAGTACTTTTTAGCCCTAGTTATGCATTTGTGACACAAATTAACCGTCGATTGAGAATTCGTCTAGACTACCCCTTTTAGAAGCTTTGTATCCTCATTTTAAAGGTGTGAGGTGGTAAGCGAGGTTCGAAAATATCAGAACAACGACGATAATAAAACATACACATAATATAAGTTCTCCGATCTTTATACATTTTGTCACGGCACGTCGTCGACGTAACGTGCTAGCCCTATTtaacaaaaaataataaaatgtcaaactagGGTAAAACCGTCTTCAAGATCTCGTAGATGTGATATTTTGATAGAAGTAATATATGTTATATATGCACAACTAGAGGGTAAAAATTGTAATTCACCCTAAAATATAAAATTTGAAACCAGATGACCGCAGCTGTGGGCGCTAACAACACAGAAGGCACTGCGCGTGCGTGCACGCGGTGGTTGACGCATCCGCAAGTTGCAGCGGACGTTCTTTTTTAAGTAGTCGTCGAGCAGCTCGAGCACCACTGATCCGTGGACAAGCAAATTACTCGTGTTCCATCTCAGCTACCATCATCCAGACACTCACACTACAGAGTCTCATCTTCCCACACATGCCATCGGGTTGAGGTTCGCTCCCTGTTGGTGAACTGAGCTTTCGCAttcaagcccctctctccctaccGATCTCCATCGAATCGCAACAGAAGGCCGGGGGATTTTAATTACGAGCCTTGTTCGTATTTCGCCACACGACTGATTGAGAGAGCAGCTGAGAACTAACTGAATTTTGCTGCCTCTAACGCCGGAAATGTTGGGAGGCCGTTCTGCCTCTCCATCAACATAAAGAGAGACGGCTACCGGCTCTGATGAGGAAGGCCAAAAAGCTCTTATGTCGCCACTTGCCGGTGATATTGGGTATGGTTAATTAAATGTTTATGGTGTCTATGTGAAGGTACCTGTAAAACAAGTTACTCTACATTTTTTAACTACTCTGAGACAGTTATGTTTGCAAGTATCTGAAGATTCTTAAAATACTATACATGTTTGTAGATCATTTGATCTTTATCTTTCCAAAATTTATAGAAACTTACACAGTTTTCGCGAGTGCGGTGTTTTGGGTCTCGGACACTGTAGAGCTCATTTTCCTTTTGTTGAAAAGTTAAAAAACTGCACTTCAAACTTGCAATAAGTTATGTAGAAAATCCTAGATGTTGAGGTTATTATTCAATCAAACGCCCAGCTCTAAACATCTTGAATTCATGGCTGCGCAAAAATGATATCAAACCGACATCTTAAGTAGTGAGCAATGCAAAAAATTCAAACCACAATATTTTTTcccagatttttttatttttgtgtaggccaaGTACAAGGTATTTATACTTCAGATTTTGCACATTGGTAGAATACACCGTTGTCTATAAACTTTTTTTCAGAATGTTTTGAATATTTAAAATgtctattttgaattttgaaaaggacAAGCTCCATGTATGAGTTCTAAAATAAATTTCGGAGTTTTCACTTCGTTTTCACCCGGACTTGGTTTCACATGATATTTtcaccttgtttttttttttgtttttgttgtggAACATTGCCACGTGGAGTTATGATTCATACTGACTGTTCTCCTCGTCTCCACTTGCCTGAAAATCATTGTTAAACCTAAAGTTCCAGTAGGGATGTGGAGGACTTTGGCAACATTTGCCATTATTTTGAATCTCTTGGTTACACGCAAGTTGAGTTGTGTACTAGGTTGGTTGATTGCTATCGGATCCATAGACCTATAATTCCGACATGCatttaacaaaaaaaatacaaTATACAACCTCTTTTACTAACATGCGGTCGACTGATTAACCTGTTTTTGTAGAGAGACACGGATGATATCCCTATTCCAGTTGAGAGTGAACGAACGGAGGTTGAGCTATATGTAGCactttattttcaaaaaattagaaatcatatttttaagtttcaaaaaatgtGAAAATTCTTGTATGTAGCCAATGATAAAATCTAaaacgtgcaaaatctcaatgtgatattatttgtattttaggctacatgaaaatgataaatgtgtggATCTAATTATAGTGGATAACACATATTTAAAACTATAAAACTTGTCATATTTTGCCATTTTTGTCGCATAGAACACAAAGAATTTTACATTAAAGTTTTGCACCtttgtagcatacatcattggctacatctatATTTTTTCTTCAGTTTTTTTTAAACTATAAAATATaactttcaattttttttaaataaagatCTACGTATAGCTCAGCCTCCATTTGCAGTTTTCAAGTTTCACTACAACAATAAGATACAACCCAAAACCACCATTGCAAGGTAAAACTTAAACTACAAAAATAACATTAGAGCAAGAAAATAGAAGAGTCAACAGTTGGTTATATGTttttgccatgtcatctatagtctaCTTGTAGTCAACCCATACAATAGTTAGATACAAGTATGAACTACTTTATATGCATATGGCTCACTTTGCAATCTCACaatgtgcctaggagcacgtgctgcaGCTGGCTATTATCCTGTAGCCTGcttgtcttctctctcctcttctctctcaccCAACTCAGCAAaactatactccctccgttcccagatataagtcatatagttttttgagaaaaattccatAATATATGGTTTAATGCGTTGCCCCAATTATATGGACAATATTggtcaaaaaaaaattatatggagAATATTTTTAGGGATTTGAATAGTTTTCCTTAGCTTACGCAAAGTCCTCTATTATCTCACGTCAATTGCCTAGGGTTGATTCCAGCTAAATATGGTGTAATTTTTCCTAAATATGTGTTCCTTAATTTTCGTGCCAGAAACTATATGATTTATATTTAGAAACGGAGGAAGTATTATTTAAAATCTTATAGCttccttattatacttgctcttagaTAACGACACTGTTTTAACACAGAAAGGATTCCGAAAGGTACATAACTGCATTAAATGGTAGTGGGTTATAGATTTCATGGAGGACCTGAGAGAATAAAGAAATACTAGAAACTTGAAGATGCATTAGCAAAAGTTGTGGGATGCTTCCAAGGTTTTTTGAAGACCAATCTCCAATGCTTCATTGAGCCTAGGATTAATCTCCAAACATGTTAAATATCTAATCATACTTCATAATTAATAATTAACCTATTTACAATCTTCCAAAGGCTCCACAGAACAAAAGGCATTGCCAGAGTTTTAGAACTGCATGTTTGCCATCAGCTCCAGTACTTGGCCGTAGATTCATAATCAAAACCAACCTCTATTTGAAAGAAGGATGAAACCACATGCCAACATTTTCTAGTCAACTAAAACATGATGTACCACTTACGTTTGAAACAGAAGATACATGTTTATGAATGCTCCTATTCTTAAGGTTATCCCTAGTCATATACTTATCCAGGCCCTGTACTTATCCAAGGCAAGGAGCCATAAAAAATGTAAACTCTTGTGGAATTTGATGTTCCAAACAACAGTATAACGATTGGAGTAACACCACCAAAGTACAACATAAAAACTTAAAAAGACGAGGAGCTTTACTgtcattttttgttgttgttgcattGAAGCATCTACATTATCAATAAACATGACGCTATTAGTAATTTCATTGAGTTCATGCCATTTCTAACATCATGTTATGGTTAAGGTTCGTTCAAAAGGAGAAGTGTGACTGGATCACACGTTCCAAATAGGAAAATTTGAACAATGGTGGCGGCGAACCCATTAGCTTGTACAATGGTGTTGCCTCTAAGCCCGGTCATTGAGACGTACACAATTCGTTGGAAGTACAATATTATATGTGGCTAGCCTAAAAAATAGTTATGAATAGCACATGACATTATTCACTTGTCTCATTTTTTTACGGATTCAATCTTGTGGACGACATACTCAATttctctttgattcaaaggacTTCGAAAGGCATTTCGGAGGATTCTAGTCCATAGGATTTTTTTTATGTTTGTTATTTGATTCATGGGATGTAAATCCATGATTTTTTTCTTAGGATTAATTTAAACTAGATTTCTTTGGTAAATTATGTCCATTCCAACCTCTTGTGAATTGTACAAATCCCGAGCCCTCGACTTGTCACTTTTTTTTTAATCTCGTAAGCTCTATTGAAAGTTGTAGGATGAGAATCAATCTGTGGTTGGAAGGTCGGAGGGTAATTGTACCTCGCGCCCACCAAAAATAAAAACTAGGTTTGATGTTTTGTTGTCTCGTAAAAAAGTGAAatatttttgaatatttttttcaGTGGGAGGTGACAGTTTCGGTATTTGTGAGCATTTGCCTATGTGTTTTATAATGCTGCAGGCTGatgatttttttgtttgtttaaaataaaataaaaaactacATGGCTGACGGCCTTGGTCGGTCCCACGTAGGATTCCGTAGATATCACCCAGAAAGAAGTCTACATACCCCCCTAGGTTTCACGTTTGCGGCGTTTAACCCCCCAGGTTTCAACTAGAGCAAATAACCCCCCAGGTATCACTTACCAGTTAGTTAACCCCCCAGGCCGGTCATGGCTGTTTTAGCCTATGTGGAGAGTGGTTTTGGCCACGTAGACTATGCCGTCCTCTCTGCCTACGGTGCCGGCGCCCGCGCTCGCCGACGACACTCCCGGCGCTCGCGGATTCGTCCTCCTGAAGCTCGTTGTTGTTCGCGCGGCAACAAATCCTCCTTCCAGCGCTCTCCGACGCGCTCCAGAGCATCGGCAACACGTAGATCGTGGACCGCTCTCCAGAGCATCGCCATGAGCGCTCCAGACTCCAGAGACTCGGCAATGCGGAGATCCTCCCGATGCTCTCCTACGAAGATGCCCTCGACGCGCTGGATCTCCTTCACTGCCCCCTCCTCCAGCGTGGACGCCGCCCTATGCGAGGTCGTGCGCCGCGTAGAAGCCGGCAACAGCGACGGCGTCGCCAAGAGGCAGACGATCGATAACGCGGGCCAGGCCTTCACCAAGGAGAGGAGCGTACGGGCCAGTGGCGCAAGGACGCGCTCAAAGGCAAGGCGTTCTCACATGCCGGTGGCGCACGGACGCGCTGTTGTCTTCACTGACTTGAAGGCGATTGCCACTTGCTGTTGTCTTCACTGACTTGGAGGCGATTACAAGTTCTGATTCCTGAACACTACAATTCGACTGACTACAAAATCCGCTCGAATCCGATCGATCTCGAGTGGAATATAGAGCGCACGCCgccgggtgatggcgtgtatttcacacgttcgttgggcaaccccaagaggaaggtatgatgcgcacagcagcaagttttccctcagaaagaaaccaaggtttatcgaaccaggaggagccaagaagcacgttgaaggttgatggcggcgggatgtagtgcggcgcaacaccggagattccggcgccaacgtggaacctgcacaacacaaccaaagtactttgccccaacgaaacagtgaggttgtcaatctcaccggcttgttgtaacaaaggattaaccgtattgtgtggaagatgattgtttgcagagaaattagtaaaaacaagtattgcagcagatttgtatttcagtattaaaagaatggaccggggtccacagttcactagaggtgtctctcccataagataaaagcatgttgggtgaacaaattacagtcgggcaattgacaaatagagagggcataacaatgcacatacatgacatgataagtatagtgagatttaattgggcattacgacaaagtacatagaccgccatccaactcgcatctatgcctaaaaagtccaccttcgaggttatcatccgaaccccctccgagtattaagttgctaagcaacagacaattgcattaagtatggtgcgtaatgtaatcaacaactacatcctcggacatagcgccaatgttttatccctagtggcaacaacacaacacaaccttagaactttcgtcacatcgtcccaggtgtcaatgcgggcatgaacccactatcgagcataaatactccctcttggagttaaaagcaaaaacttggccagagcctctactagtaacggagagcatgcaagatcataaacaacacatatgtaataacttgataattaacatgacatggtattctctatccatcggatcccgacaaacacaacatagagtattacggatagatgatcttgatcatgttaggcagctcacaagatccaacaatgaagcacaatgaggagaagacaaccatctagctactgctatggacccatagtccaggggtgaactactcactcatcactccggaggcgaccatggcggtgtagagtcctccgggagatgaatcccctctccggcggggtgccggaggagatctccgagaatcccccgagatgggatcggcggcggcggcgtctcggtaaggttttccgtatcgtggtttttcgcatcgggggtttcgcgacggaggctttaagtaggcggaagggcgagtcggggcccgacgagggggccacaccatagggcggcgcgggcccccctaggccgcgccgccttgtggtgtcgccaccttgtggccccacttcgtatgttcttcggtcttctggaagctccgtggaaaaataggcccctgggtcttcgtttcgtccaattccgagaatatttcgttactaggatttctgaaaccaaaaacagcagaaaacaggaactggcacttcggcatcttgttaataggttagttccggaaaatgcacgaatatgacataaagtgtgcataaaacatgtaggtatcatcaataatatggcatagaacataagaaattatcgatacgtcggagacgtatcaagcatccccaagcttagttctgctcgtcccgagcaggtaaaacgataacaaagataatttctgaagtgatatgccatcat includes:
- the LOC124692560 gene encoding glutamate receptor 3.5-like isoform X2 translates to MGADRLLVLCLALAAAAAAAAAGQRPSAVSVGALFTYDSTIGRAAQLAIELAVDDVNADATVLAGTNLNLITQDTNCSGFLGTIEALELMEKNVVAVIGPQSSGIGHVISHVVNELHVPLLSFAATDPTLSASEYPYFLRSTINDYFQMHAVASIVDYFQWKEVTAIFVDDDYGRGGVSVLGDALAAKRARISYKAAIPPNSDTDVVSDVLFRANMMESRVFVVHVNPDTGMKLFSTANKLRMMASGYVWIVTDWLAAVLDSSKSSDRNDMNYIQGIIVLRQHTPDSVAKSKFISKWNNMARNRSIDSALNSYGFYAYDSVWTVAHAIDRFLDSGQQINFSVDPRLHDSNGSTLRLSTLKIFDGGEQLLQQLLLTNITGLTGQVRFDSDRNLVQPAYDILNVGGSGSRLIGYWSNYSGLSVASPEILYQKPPNRSTSAQRLYSVVWPGDITTKPRGWVFPNNGKPLRVGVPNKPSFKELVSGGKGPDNASGYSIDIFNAAIKLLPYPVPCQFIAIGDGINNPNYDDIINRISTNSLDAAVGDFAIVRNRTKIAEFTQPYIEAGLVIVAPARRANSSAWAFLKPFTVEMWCVTGALFLFVGVVVWILEHRTNEEFRGSPRQQVLTIFWFSFSTMFFAHQHRKCSWAFCTDHMVVRRADHQFKLHR
- the LOC124692560 gene encoding glutamate receptor 3.4-like isoform X1, which codes for MGADRLLVLCLALAAAAAAAAAGQRPSAVSVGALFTYDSTIGRAAQLAIELAVDDVNADATVLAGTNLNLITQDTNCSGFLGTIEALELMEKNVVAVIGPQSSGIGHVISHVVNELHVPLLSFAATDPTLSASEYPYFLRSTINDYFQMHAVASIVDYFQWKEVTAIFVDDDYGRGGVSVLGDALAAKRARISYKAAIPPNSDTDVVSDVLFRANMMESRVFVVHVNPDTGMKLFSTANKLRMMASGYVWIVTDWLAAVLDSSKSSDRNDMNYIQGIIVLRQHTPDSVAKSKFISKWNNMARNRSIDSALNSYGFYAYDSVWTVAHAIDRFLDSGQQINFSVDPRLHDSNGSTLRLSTLKIFDGGEQLLQQLLLTNITGLTGQVRFDSDRNLVQPAYDILNVGGSGSRLIGYWSNYSGLSVASPEILYQKPPNRSTSAQRLYSVVWPGDITTKPRGWVFPNNGKPLRVGVPNKPSFKELVSGGKGPDNASGYSIDIFNAAIKLLPYPVPCQFIAIGDGINNPNYDDIINRISTNSLDAAVGDFAIVRNRTKIAEFTQPYIEAGLVIVAPARRANSSAWAFLKPFTVEMWCVTGALFLFVGVVVWILEHRTNEEFRGSPRQQVLTIFWFSFSTMFFAHRQNTVSALGRFVLIIWLFVVLIINSSYTASLTSILTVQQLATGITGLDNLVASALPIGYQAGKFVRNYLIDELNIPESRLVPLSTIQEYADALNRGPKNGGVAAIVDEMPCVEIFLSSHCKFRIVGQEFTKEGWGFAFQRDSPLAADLSTAILQLSESGQLQRIHDEWFTDPSCGSEDSGLGAVQLSLGSFWGLFLVCALICTLALMVFFGRVCWQYSRYSNSKADGEPGAAAAVTTAIVSEMQPSKPRPTRLGSFKELMQFVDTKEEEIKKVMKRRTGEKDNGAGGSSHGRSISSA